One genomic window of Melospiza melodia melodia isolate bMelMel2 unplaced genomic scaffold, bMelMel2.pri scaffold_48, whole genome shotgun sequence includes the following:
- the LOC134413712 gene encoding transcription factor CP2 isoform X2 translates to MAWALKLPLADEVIESGLVQDFDASLSGIGQELGAGAYSMSDVLALPIFKQEESSLPPESQDKLLPFQYVLCAATSPAVKLHDETLTYLNQGQSYEIRMLDNRKLGELPEINGKLVKSIFRVVFHDRRLQYTEHQQLEGWRWNRPGDRILDIDIPMSVGIIDPRANPTQLNTVEFLWDPSKRTSVFIQVHCISTEFTLRKHGGEKGVPFRVQIDTFRENESGEYTEHLHSASCQIKVFKPKGADRKQKTDREKMEKRTPHEKEKYQPSYETTILTECSPWPEVTYVPNAPSPGFNSSHSSFSIGDGGSPSHQPDPPAPLADTLLPTWSPQEAQQWLHRNRFSTFSRLFRNFSGADLLKLTREDVIQICGPADGIRLFNALKGRMVRPRLTIYVCQESQQVREPQHEHEDGDGGSGTFFVYHAVYLEELTAAELAEKLAQLFRVPAQHIQHIYKQGPTGIHVLVSDQMIQNFQDESCFVLDTLKAETNDSYHIILK, encoded by the exons ATGGCGTGGGCGCTGAAGCTGCCGCTGGCGGACGAGGTGATCGAGTCGGGGCTGGTGCAGGATTTCGACGCCAGCCTCTCGGGCATCGGGCAGGAGCTGGGTGCTGGCGCCTACAGCATGAG CGATGTCCTGGCCCTGCCCATCTTCAAGCAGGAGGAGTCCAGCCTGCCCCCCGAGAGCCAGGACAAGCTGCTGCCCTTCCAGTACGTGCTGTGCGCTGCCACCTCGCCCGCTGTCAAGCTGCACGATGAGACCCTCACCTACCTCAACCAAG gtCAATCCTATGAGATCCGGATGTTGGACAACAGGAAACTCGGGGAGCTGCCCGAGATCAACGGGAAGCTGGTCAAG AGCATCTTCCGGGTGGTTTTCCACGACCGGCGGCTGCAGTACAcggagcaccagcagctggagggctggaggtggAACAGACCTGGCGACAGGATCCTGGACATAG ATATCCCGATGTCCGTGGGCATCATCGACCCCCGCGCGAACCCGACCCAGCTCAACACCGTGGAGTTCCTGTGGGACCCCTCCAAGAGGACCTCGGTCTTcatccag GTGCACTGCATCAGCACGGAGTTCACGCTGCGCAAGCACGGCGGTGAGAAGGGCGTTCCCTTCCGCGTGCAGATCGACACCTTCCGCGAGAACGAGAGCGGCGAGTACACCGAGCACCTGCACTCCGCCAGCTGCCAGATCAAGGTGTTCAAG cccaAAGGAGCGGACCGGAAGCAGAAGACGGACCGGGAGAAGATGGAGAAGCGAACGCCGCACGAGAAGGAGAAGTACCAGCCCTCATACGAGACCACCATCCTGACCGAG TGCTCGCCCTGGCCCGAGGTCACCTACGTGCCCAACGCGCCCTCGCCCGGCTTcaacagctcccacagcagctTCTCCATCGGGGACGG cggGTCCCCGAGCCACCAGCCCGACCCCCCCGCGCCCCTGGCTGAC ACGCTGCTGCCCACCTGGAGCCCGCAGGAGGCTCAGCAGTGGCTGCACCGCAACCGCTTCTCCACCTTCTCACGGCTCTTCAGGAACTTCTCAG GGGCAGATCTGCTGAAGCTGACACGGGAGGATGTGATCCAGATCTGCGGCCCCGCTGACGGCATCCGGCTCTTCAACGCCCTCAAGGGCAG gatGGTGCGGCCCCGCCTGACCATCTACGTGTGCCAGGAGTCGCAGCAGGTGAGGGAGCCCCAGCACGAGCACGAGGACGGCGACGGAGGCAGCGGCACCTTCTTTG TGTACCACGCCGTGTACCTGGAGGAGCTGACGGCGGCCGAGCTGGCAGAGAAGCTGGCACAGCTGTTCCGGGTGCCCgcccagcacatccagcacaTCTACAAACAGGGCCCCACGGGCATCCACGTGCTGGTCAGCGACCAG ATGATCCAGAACTTCCAGGATGAATCCTGCTTCGTCCTGGACACCCTGAAAG CCGAGACCAACGACAGCTACCACATCATCCTGAAATAG
- the LOC134413712 gene encoding transcription factor CP2 isoform X1 codes for MAWALKLPLADEVIESGLVQDFDASLSGIGQELGAGAYSMSDVLALPIFKQEESSLPPESQDKLLPFQYVLCAATSPAVKLHDETLTYLNQGQSYEIRMLDNRKLGELPEINGKLVKSIFRVVFHDRRLQYTEHQQLEGWRWNRPGDRILDIDIPMSVGIIDPRANPTQLNTVEFLWDPSKRTSVFIQVHCISTEFTLRKHGGEKGVPFRVQIDTFRENESGEYTEHLHSASCQIKVFKPKGADRKQKTDREKMEKRTPHEKEKYQPSYETTILTECSPWPEVTYVPNAPSPGFNSSHSSFSIGDGSGSPSHQPDPPAPLADTLLPTWSPQEAQQWLHRNRFSTFSRLFRNFSGADLLKLTREDVIQICGPADGIRLFNALKGRMVRPRLTIYVCQESQQVREPQHEHEDGDGGSGTFFVYHAVYLEELTAAELAEKLAQLFRVPAQHIQHIYKQGPTGIHVLVSDQMIQNFQDESCFVLDTLKAETNDSYHIILK; via the exons ATGGCGTGGGCGCTGAAGCTGCCGCTGGCGGACGAGGTGATCGAGTCGGGGCTGGTGCAGGATTTCGACGCCAGCCTCTCGGGCATCGGGCAGGAGCTGGGTGCTGGCGCCTACAGCATGAG CGATGTCCTGGCCCTGCCCATCTTCAAGCAGGAGGAGTCCAGCCTGCCCCCCGAGAGCCAGGACAAGCTGCTGCCCTTCCAGTACGTGCTGTGCGCTGCCACCTCGCCCGCTGTCAAGCTGCACGATGAGACCCTCACCTACCTCAACCAAG gtCAATCCTATGAGATCCGGATGTTGGACAACAGGAAACTCGGGGAGCTGCCCGAGATCAACGGGAAGCTGGTCAAG AGCATCTTCCGGGTGGTTTTCCACGACCGGCGGCTGCAGTACAcggagcaccagcagctggagggctggaggtggAACAGACCTGGCGACAGGATCCTGGACATAG ATATCCCGATGTCCGTGGGCATCATCGACCCCCGCGCGAACCCGACCCAGCTCAACACCGTGGAGTTCCTGTGGGACCCCTCCAAGAGGACCTCGGTCTTcatccag GTGCACTGCATCAGCACGGAGTTCACGCTGCGCAAGCACGGCGGTGAGAAGGGCGTTCCCTTCCGCGTGCAGATCGACACCTTCCGCGAGAACGAGAGCGGCGAGTACACCGAGCACCTGCACTCCGCCAGCTGCCAGATCAAGGTGTTCAAG cccaAAGGAGCGGACCGGAAGCAGAAGACGGACCGGGAGAAGATGGAGAAGCGAACGCCGCACGAGAAGGAGAAGTACCAGCCCTCATACGAGACCACCATCCTGACCGAG TGCTCGCCCTGGCCCGAGGTCACCTACGTGCCCAACGCGCCCTCGCCCGGCTTcaacagctcccacagcagctTCTCCATCGGGGACGG cagcggGTCCCCGAGCCACCAGCCCGACCCCCCCGCGCCCCTGGCTGAC ACGCTGCTGCCCACCTGGAGCCCGCAGGAGGCTCAGCAGTGGCTGCACCGCAACCGCTTCTCCACCTTCTCACGGCTCTTCAGGAACTTCTCAG GGGCAGATCTGCTGAAGCTGACACGGGAGGATGTGATCCAGATCTGCGGCCCCGCTGACGGCATCCGGCTCTTCAACGCCCTCAAGGGCAG gatGGTGCGGCCCCGCCTGACCATCTACGTGTGCCAGGAGTCGCAGCAGGTGAGGGAGCCCCAGCACGAGCACGAGGACGGCGACGGAGGCAGCGGCACCTTCTTTG TGTACCACGCCGTGTACCTGGAGGAGCTGACGGCGGCCGAGCTGGCAGAGAAGCTGGCACAGCTGTTCCGGGTGCCCgcccagcacatccagcacaTCTACAAACAGGGCCCCACGGGCATCCACGTGCTGGTCAGCGACCAG ATGATCCAGAACTTCCAGGATGAATCCTGCTTCGTCCTGGACACCCTGAAAG CCGAGACCAACGACAGCTACCACATCATCCTGAAATAG